Proteins co-encoded in one Salvia splendens isolate huo1 chromosome 4, SspV2, whole genome shotgun sequence genomic window:
- the LOC121798328 gene encoding probable pectinesterase/pectinesterase inhibitor 61 has protein sequence MDYGRLGKAEPGGASTRIQFQPSHLPSKPKLSKLRLLLIVAATLMVVAAASAAVALVIQHKTNSKLQNRRPSQAMSRACSRTLYPSLCLNSLIDFPGALAADDKDLVHISLNLTLQKVGRSLYVSSEITNLAMDPHIRSAYDDCLELLDHSIDLLSRSITSAAEPAGSTQDVLTWLSAALTNQDTCKEGFDELDGDVKNQMSERIKDLSELVSNSLAIYSAAGGDDGFSDIPIQNRRRRLLRDDERFPVWMSRRERLLLDMPASAINADITVSKSGNGTVKTIAEAIKKAPEHSSRRFIIYVRAGRYEENNLKVGRKKTNIMFIGDGKGKTVITGGKSVQDKLTTFHTASFAATGSGFIARDITFENYAGASKHQAVALRMGADHAVVYHCSIIGYQDTLYTHSQRQFYRECDIYGTVDFIFGNAAVVFQKCNIQARKPMPQQKVTITAQNRKDPNQNTGISIHDCRITAEPALESSKGQYPTYLGRPWKLYSRTVYMLSYLGDHVHPKGWLEWNGDFALDTLYYGEYINSGPGAGLGQRVKWPGYHVITSEEEAGKFTVAKFIYGSSWLPATGVAFVAGLSS, from the exons atGGATTATGGCAGGCTCGGGAAAGCCGAGCCAGGTGGCGCCTCCACCCGCATCCAATTCCAACCCTCCCACCTCCCCTCTAAACCAAAACTTTCCAAACTCCGCCTTCTCCTCATCGTCGCCGCCACACTAATGGtggtcgccgccgcctccgccgccgtgGCGCTCGTCATACAACACAAAACCAACTCCAAACTGCAGAATCGGCGCCCGTCTCAGGCCATGTCGAGAGCATGCAGCCGCACGCTCTACCCTTCTCTCTGCCTCAATTCGCTCATCGACTTCCCCGGCGCCCTCGCCGCCGACGACAAAGACCTCGTCCACATTTCCCTCAACCTCACTCTCCAAAAAGTCGGCCGCTCGCTCTACGTCTCCTCCGAGATCACCAACCTCGCCATGGATCCTCACATTAG GTCTGCATACGACGACTGCTTAGAGCTCCTTGACCACTCAATCGATCTCCTCTCCCGCTCAATCACCTCCGCCGCCGAGCCGGCCGGGTCCACTCAGGACGTGTTGACCTGGCTCAGCGCCGCTTTAACCAATCAGGACACCTGCAAGGAAGGATTCGATGAGCTCGACGGCGACGTCAAGAATCAAATGTCGGAGAGGATAAAGGATTTATCGGAGCTCGTGAGCAATTCTCTCGCGATATACTCCGCCGCGGGAGGCGACGACGGTTTCTCCGATATTCCGATTCAGAATCGGCGGCGGCGATTGCTGCGCGACGACGAGCGCTTCCCGGTGTGGATGTCGCGGAGGGAGCGCTTGCTGCTGGATATGCCGGCGTCGGCGATTAATGCGGATATAACCGTGTCAAAGAGCGGCAACGGAACGGTGAAGACGATCGCGGAGGCGATCAAGAAGGCGCCGGAGCACAGCAGCCGGCGGTTTATCATCTACGTGAGGGCAGGAAG GTATGAGGAGAATAACTTAAAGGTGGGAAGAAAAAAGACGAATATAATGTTTATCGGTGATGGGAAGGGCAAGACGGTCATTACAGGCGGGAAAAGCGTACAAGACAAGTTGACGACATTCCACACCGCATCCTTTG CTGCAACCGGGTCCGGGTTCATAGCAAGAGACATAACATTCGAGAACTACGCGGGGGCAAGCAAGCACCAAGCAGTGGCCCTGCGCATGGGGGCAGACCACGCGGTAGTGTACCACTGCAGCATCATCGGGTACCAAGACACCCTCTACACACACTCCCAGCGCCAGTTCTACCGCGAGTGCGACATCTATGGGACCGTGGACTTCATCTTCGGCAACGCGGCCGTGGTGTTCCAGAAGTGCAATATCCAGGCGCGGAAGCCGATGCCGCAGCAGAAGGTCACGATCACCGCGCAAAACCGCAAGGACCCAAACCAGAACACGGGCATCTCCATCCACGACTGCCGCATCACGGCCGAGCCCGCCCTCGAGTCATCCAAGGGTCAGTACCCGACCTACTTGGGCCGGCCGTGGAAGCTCTACTCGAGGACTGTTTACATGCTCTCTTACTTGGGCGATCACGTTCATCCCAAGGGCTGGCTCGAGTGGAATGGGGATTTTGCGCTTGATACGTTGTATTATGGGGAGTACATCAACTCTGGGCCGGGGGCTGGGTTAGGGCAGCGCGTGAAGTGGCCGGGATATCATGTCATTACATCAGAAGAGGAGGCCGGGAAGTTCACTGTAGCCAAGTTCATCTATGGCTCGTCGTGGCTCCCGGCCACTGGTGTCGCTTTCGTTGCCGGCCTCTCCTCTTGA
- the LOC121798334 gene encoding E3 ubiquitin-protein ligase SINAT5-like, translated as MAALEIDSVECVSSIDGNEDEEIVSHTKQHALPHQYSSKPHGTVAVGLVPTSVHELLECPVCTNSMYPPIHQCPNGHTLCSTCKSRVHNRCPTCRQELGDIRCLALEKVAESLELPCKFFSLGCAEIFPYYSKLKHEAVCNFRPHNCPYAGSECSVTGDIPCLVAHLRDDHKVDMHTGSTFNHRYVKSNPREVENATWMLTVFNCFGQYFCLHFEAFQLGMAPVYMAFLRFMGDETEARNYSYSLEVGANGRKLIWEGTPRSIRCSHRKVRDSHDGLIIQRNMALFFSGGDKKELKLRVTGRIWKEQQNPDAGVCIPNLSI; from the exons ATGGCTGCATTGGAAATCGATAGCGTGGAGTGTGTTTCTTCAATAGATGGAAATGAAGACGAAGAGATAGTTTCTCACACCAAGCAACATGCTCTTCCACATCAGTATTCTTCCAAGCCTCATGGCACGGTCGCTGTTGGACTGGTGCCTACTAGCGTCCATGAGTTACTCGAGTGCCCTGTTTGTACTAATTCCATGTACCCACCTATCCATCAG TGTCCCAATGGGCACACACTCTGTTCAACTTGCAAGTCAAGGGTGCATAATCGCTGCCCTACTTGCAGGCAAGAGCTCGGTGATATCAGGTGTTTAGCACTAGAGAAAGTCGCGGAGTCACTAGAGCTTCCCTGCAAGTTCTTCTCACTGGGATGTGCTGAAATATTCCCGTATTACAGCAAACTCAAGCACGAAGCAGTTTGCAACTTCAGACCACATAATTGTCCATATGCTGGATCAGAGTGCTCGGTCACAGGAGACATTCCTTGCCTGGTTGCACATTTGAGAGACGACCACAAAGTGGACATGCACACAGGGTCTACCTTCAATCACCGCTATGTTAAGTCAAACCCACGTGAAGTAGAAAACGCAACATGGATGTTAACG GTATTCAATTGTTTTGGGCAATATTTCTGCCTCCACTTTGAAGCGTTCCAACTGGGAATGGCGCCCGTGTATATGGCATTTCTACGTTTCATGGGTGATGAAACTGAAGCGCGAAACTACAGCTATAGTTTAGAGGTCGGAGCAAACGGGAGGAAGCTGATATGGGAGGGGACGCCACGCAGCATTCGCTGTAGCCACCGCAAGGTGAGGGATAGTCACGACGGTCTGATCATCCAACGGAACATGGCCCTGTTTTTCTCAGGAGGAGACAAGAAGGAGCTTAAGCTTAGAGTTACCGGAAGAATCTGGAAGGAACAGCAGAACCCGGACGCTGGAGTCTGCATACCAAATCTTTCTATCTAA
- the LOC121798329 gene encoding myosin-10-like, producing the protein MEEKGMFIGVSCALFALRLLSDPELCDERWSEIRNRMLKGSALVGLLVWTVQRNVVTVENAKLLSKLESAQMEIAELKKRRSEDAKANEKVVSIFAAREQSWFDERRKLSHQIFNLMNDLKVVEAKREMSVTELGDKMNEIEVILQLKDKMIEDAERRRLESEEKLKAAQDLAEELRESLKSRISEISKHKAAIVEMGQSIRQTEELVEEKEQLVLVNQRLSVEIVRLHKDLERRSNSDAAEKQMLLKEVRSSKVRRKQAEAEAARWKAVAESKHDRISLRNMFLKHFNPYLTRAIQESRAGQKHSVEMYAVLEQLRQKDEKLEAYNWRLMSSELESRRLKSHIQVLDSDIAHLRQDIAKLEEQLITRSAPPDPRRLSCNTPGDDTVWSKVKVVKRKPGHAMVKADEAAASENELQDIVLTLEQGQTSTKTNCTWKMDVHALGVSYKVKRLRQQLLVLERLAGKEKASENGEINARVKGFCALMSLLNKQVERYHSLQGKIDQLCKRMQEKKVNNGEDETKKMEHFLEETFQLQRYIVATGQKLMELQSMIASNLVAEAEDIEKHGSFDIERFGDSLKTLFRETQRGIEVRISRIIGDLEGTLARDGFTTWQKL; encoded by the exons ATGGAAGAAAAGGGAATGTTCATCGGCGTTTCGTGCGCGCTTTTCGCTCTACGCCTACTTTCGGATCCCGAACTCTGCGACGAGAGATGGTCGGAAATAAGGAACCGGATGCTCAAAGGCAGCGCCCTCGTCGGATTGCTTGTTTGGACAGTTCAAAGAAACGTCGTCACAGTCGAAAACGCGAAGCTTCTTTCGAAACTGGAGAGTGCGCAGATGGAGATAGCCGAGTTGAAGAAGAGGAGAAGCGAAGACGCGAAGGCCAATGAGAAAGTGGTGAGCATCTTCGCCGCCAGAGAGCAGAGCTGGTTTGATGAGAGGAGGAAGCTCAGCCACCAGATTTTCAACCTCATGAATGACTTGAAAGTTGTGGAGGCCAAGAGAGAGATGTCTGTCACCGAATTGGGCGACAAAATGAATGAAATTGAAGTAATTCTGCAGTTGAAGGATAAGATGATCGAAGACGCGGAGAGGAGGAGGTTGGAGAGCGAGGAGAAGCTCAAGGCTGCTCAGGATCTTGCTGAGGAGTTGAGAGAGAGTTTGAAGAGCCGTATTTCTGAGATTTCGAAGCATAAGGCTGCGATCGTCGAGATGGGGCAGAGTATTAGGCAGACCGAGGAGTTGGTGGAGGAGAAGGAGCAGCTGGTTTTGGTGAATCAGAGGCTGTCGGTGGAGATTGTGAGATTGCACAAGGATTTGGAGAGGAGGTCTAATTCGGATGCAGCGGAGAAGCAGATGCTGTTGAAGGAAGTGAGGTCGTCTAAGGTTAGGAGAAAGCAAGCTGAGGCTGAAGCAGCAAGATGGAAAGCTGTTGCAGAGTCTAAACATGATAGAATTTCATTGAGGAATATGTTTTTGAAGCATTTCAATCCCTATTTGACTCGAGCAATTCAAGAATCAA GAGCTGGGCAGAAGCATAGTGTTGAGATGTATGCTGTTTTGGAGCAACTGAGACAGAAGGATGAGAAGCTGGAGGCATACAACTGGCGGTTGATGAGCTCGGAGCTTGAATCAAGGCGGCTGAAGTCGCACATTCAAGTGCTTGATAGCGACATTGCACACCTCAGGCAGGATATCGCCAAGTTGGAAGAGCAGCTGATTACGCGTTCTGCGCCTCCAGATCCCCGTAGGCTGAGCTGCAATACTCCGGGGGATGATACAGTTTGGTCGAAAGTAAAGGTGGTTAAGCGAAAACCAGGACACGCGATGGTCAAGGCAGATGAAGCAGCAGCCTCAGAGAACGAGCTGCAGGATATCGTTTTGACACTCGAACAAGGCCAAACTTCAACCAAAACTAATTGTACATGGAAGATGGATGTTCATGCTCTTGGAGTCTCATACAAAGTGAAGAGACTTAGGCAGCAGCTCTTGGTGCTGGAGAGGCTGGCTGGGAAGGAAAAGGCTTCGGAAAATGGTGAAATCAACGCGCGAGTGAAGGGATTCTGCGCACTCATGTCGCTCCTCAACAAGCAAGTCGAACGATACCACTCGCTGCAAGGGAAAATTGATCAACTCTGCAAGAGGATG CAAGAGAAGAAGGTGAATAATGGAGAGGATGAAACCAAAAAGATGGAGCACTTTCTAGAAGAAACATTCCAACTGCAGAGGTACATAGTTGCAACAGGGCAGAAACTAATGGAGCTACAATCCATGATTGCATCCAATCTTGTTGCTGAGGCAGAGGACATTGAGAAGCATGGGAGCTTCGACATCGAGAGATTTGGCGACAGTTTGAAGACGCTCTTCCGCGAAACTCAGAGAGGGATTGAGGTTCGGATATCTCGAATCATAGGTGATCTGGAAGGAACTCTGGCACGAGACGGTTTCACCACATGGCAGAAACTGTAA
- the LOC121798335 gene encoding uncharacterized protein At4g00950-like isoform X2 translates to MGVKAEDLDQPKLTLSKLPHCKPSPQHMQTPPLRPLVSIPFHWEEAPGRPRGGDATKSKAARCLELPPRLLQEEGKMTMTPSPTTVLDGPYVGRSLSLACTFSFRKGPVLGREDGKRNMGSGRWGSFREVRQCGEGSMDFSQSLGDIFRSEDGGDGSVKITRVRRRKSFFRLSTFNSNSKYLWGDIYASFKQVVPWRRSSQ, encoded by the exons ATGGGCGTCAAAGCTGAAGATCTCGACCAGCCTAAACTAACTCTATCTAAACTCCCACACTGCAAGCCCTCGCCGCAGCACATGCAGACGCCGCCGCTCCGCCCCCTCGTTTCGATCCCGTTCCACTGGGAGGAGGCGCCGGGAAGGCCTAGGGGCGGAGATGCAACGAAGAGCAAAGCGGCGAGGTGTCTGGAGCTGCCGCCGAGGCTGCTGCAGGAGGAGGGTAAAATGACCATGACGCCCTCGCCCACAACGGTGCTGGATGGACCCTATGTGGGCCGGTCGCTGTCGCTGGCCTGCACGTTTTCGTTCAGGAAAGGGCCGGTTTTGGGCCGGGAGGATGGGAAGAGGAATATGGGGTCGGGGAGGTGGGGAAGCTTTAGGGAGGTGAGACAGTGTGGGGAGGGTAGTATGGACTTTTCGCAGTCGCTTGGGGATATCTTTAGGAGTGAGGATGGTGGTGATGGTAGTGTGAAGATCACAAGAGTTAGGAGGAGGAAGAGTTTCTTTAGATTGTCTACATTTAACTCCAATTCCAAGTATTTGTGG GGTGATATTTATGCAAGTTTTAAGCAGGTGGTGCCGTGGAGGCGTAGTAGCCAATGA
- the LOC121798335 gene encoding uncharacterized protein At4g00950-like isoform X1, translating into MGVKAEDLDQPKLTLSKLPHCKPSPQHMQTPPLRPLVSIPFHWEEAPGRPRGGDATKSKAARCLELPPRLLQEEGKMTMTPSPTTVLDGPYVGRSLSLACTFSFRKGPVLGREDGKRNMGSGRWGSFREVRQCGEGSMDFSQSLGDIFRSEDGGDGSVKITRVRRRKSFFRLSTFNSNSKYLWCFVNLNLQGDIYASFKQVVPWRRSSQ; encoded by the exons ATGGGCGTCAAAGCTGAAGATCTCGACCAGCCTAAACTAACTCTATCTAAACTCCCACACTGCAAGCCCTCGCCGCAGCACATGCAGACGCCGCCGCTCCGCCCCCTCGTTTCGATCCCGTTCCACTGGGAGGAGGCGCCGGGAAGGCCTAGGGGCGGAGATGCAACGAAGAGCAAAGCGGCGAGGTGTCTGGAGCTGCCGCCGAGGCTGCTGCAGGAGGAGGGTAAAATGACCATGACGCCCTCGCCCACAACGGTGCTGGATGGACCCTATGTGGGCCGGTCGCTGTCGCTGGCCTGCACGTTTTCGTTCAGGAAAGGGCCGGTTTTGGGCCGGGAGGATGGGAAGAGGAATATGGGGTCGGGGAGGTGGGGAAGCTTTAGGGAGGTGAGACAGTGTGGGGAGGGTAGTATGGACTTTTCGCAGTCGCTTGGGGATATCTTTAGGAGTGAGGATGGTGGTGATGGTAGTGTGAAGATCACAAGAGTTAGGAGGAGGAAGAGTTTCTTTAGATTGTCTACATTTAACTCCAATTCCAAGTATTTGTGG TGTTTTGTGAATCTAAATTTGCAGGGTGATATTTATGCAAGTTTTAAGCAGGTGGTGCCGTGGAGGCGTAGTAGCCAATGA
- the LOC121798335 gene encoding uncharacterized protein At4g00950-like isoform X3 — MGVKAEDLDQPKLTLSKLPHCKPSPQHMQTPPLRPLVSIPFHWEEAPGRPRGGDATKSKAARCLELPPRLLQEEGKMTMTPSPTTVLDGPYVGRSLSLACTFSFRKGPVLGREDGKRNMGSGRWGSFREVRQCGEGSMDFSQSLGDIFRSEDGGDGSVKITRVRRRKSFFRLSTFNSNSKYLWVVPWRRSSQ; from the exons ATGGGCGTCAAAGCTGAAGATCTCGACCAGCCTAAACTAACTCTATCTAAACTCCCACACTGCAAGCCCTCGCCGCAGCACATGCAGACGCCGCCGCTCCGCCCCCTCGTTTCGATCCCGTTCCACTGGGAGGAGGCGCCGGGAAGGCCTAGGGGCGGAGATGCAACGAAGAGCAAAGCGGCGAGGTGTCTGGAGCTGCCGCCGAGGCTGCTGCAGGAGGAGGGTAAAATGACCATGACGCCCTCGCCCACAACGGTGCTGGATGGACCCTATGTGGGCCGGTCGCTGTCGCTGGCCTGCACGTTTTCGTTCAGGAAAGGGCCGGTTTTGGGCCGGGAGGATGGGAAGAGGAATATGGGGTCGGGGAGGTGGGGAAGCTTTAGGGAGGTGAGACAGTGTGGGGAGGGTAGTATGGACTTTTCGCAGTCGCTTGGGGATATCTTTAGGAGTGAGGATGGTGGTGATGGTAGTGTGAAGATCACAAGAGTTAGGAGGAGGAAGAGTTTCTTTAGATTGTCTACATTTAACTCCAATTCCAAGTATTTGTGG GTGGTGCCGTGGAGGCGTAGTAGCCAATGA
- the LOC121800596 gene encoding protein RKD4-like, giving the protein MASTGIKFENHNELGIFFHEEPITPLVSWEQQFASVEGFNLGLHNFLEYEPFPLGHQSSNLELTDFDDFSGDLWIFDDHPLPLHNNIMANPNPNPNPASTEQGFHTLDSSMQIMVSENQLQHSNEVVRSSVRHKSSALQLEEIQKYFDYPITRAAKELNVGLTVLKKRCRELHITRWPHRKIKSLKSLIHNVKELGLTNEIEMLEEHKKMVEMIPEMELTERTKKLRQACFKANYKKRKSFKNLLEGTKLHHF; this is encoded by the exons ATGGCTTCCACAGGAATTAAGTTTGAAAATCACAACGAACTTGGAATCTTTTTCCATGAAGAACCAATTACACCCCTAGT GTCATGGGAGCAACAATTTGCAAGTGTTGAGGGGTTCAACTTAGGGCTTCATAATTTTCTTGAATATGAACCATTTCCATTAGGTCATCAATCTTCAAATCTAGAGCTCACTGATTTCGATGATTTTTCCGGTGATTTGTGGATTTTCGACGATCATCCATTACCGCTTCACAACAACATTATggccaaccctaaccctaaccctaatccagCAAGTACCGAGCAAGGCTTTCACACTCTTGATTCGAGCATGCAAATAATGGTTTCTGAAAATCAATTACAACATTCCAACGAAGTTGTGAGGAGTAGCGTGAGGCACAAATCCTCGGCCCTGCAGTTGGAAGAGATTCAAAAATACTTTGATTATCCGATAACTAGGGCTGCGAAAGAGCTCAACGTTGGCCTCACCGTGCTCAAGAAACGCTGCAGGGAGCTTCATATCACGCGGTGGCCCCATAGGAAGATCAAGAGCTTGaaatctctcattcataatgtTAAG GAACTAGGTTTGACGAATGAGATTGAGATGTTGGAGGAGCATAAGAAAATGGTGGAAATGATACCGGAAATGGAGCTCACTGAGAGGACTAAGAAGTTGAGACAAGCTTGCTTCAAAGCCAATTACAAGAAGAGAAAGTCCTTCAAAAATTTGTTAGAGGGAACAAAATTACATCATTTCTAG